The following is a genomic window from Kitasatospora fiedleri.
CGCGAGGACGTCGACCACACCGGCCCCGGCGGATTCCGGGTGGTGCACCTGACCCCGCCCGGCTCGGCCGCGTCGCTGATCGTCGGCAGCGGGGTGACCGCCGCGGCACCGGGCTCCGAGCACGGCGTGCACCTGGTGGTGGACGACGTCGTCGCGGCCCGCGCCGAGCTGGCGGCGGCCGGGGTCGAGGTCAGCGAGGTGTTCCACGACGCGGGCGGGGTCTTCCACCACGCCGGCACCGCCGGGCGGGTCGCCGGCCCGCACCCGAAGCGGCAGTCGTACGGCTCGTTCGCCTCGTTCGCCGACCCGGACGGCAACACCTTCGTCCTCCAGGAGGTCACCGAGCGGCGCCCCGGGCGGATCGACCACGTGGTGTACCGCTCCGCCGACGCACTCGAATCGGCGCTCCGCGACGCCGCGACCGCCCACGGCGCGCACGAGGCCGAACTCGGCCACGCCGACCCGGACTGGCCCGCCTGGTACGCCGCCCACATGGCGCGCGCGGCCGGGCTCGGCCGCTGAGTGGGCCGGCGTGAGCGGCATGAGCGGGGCGGGAGCGGGCGGCTGCGGGCGGTGCGCCGGTACCGCGACGGCGGCGGGACCGGTGACGGCGGTGGCAACGGTGGCAGCGGCGGGCCGCGAGGCCGAACGGGCGCAGCTGGCGGCGTTCGTGACGTCCGCCGCCGGCCGGGCCCTGGTGCTGCGCGGGCGGCGGACGCCGACCGGGTCGCGCTGCTGGGCCACGCCGGCGCCCTCGCGGAGCGGGAGGGCCACACGGTCGTCCGGGCGGTCGGCGTCGAGGTGGAGTCGGCGCTGCCCTGGGCCGGGCTGCACCAGTTGCTCCACCCGCTGCTCGCCGACGCCGCGCGGCTGGACGAGGCGGCCCGGGCCGCGTTCGACACCGTGTTCGGCGGCCCGCGCGGTAGCTCGCGCGGCGGCTCGGACTGCGGCCCGGGCGGTGCCCCGGGCTGCGGCCCGCCCTCGGTCATGACGCTCGGCATCGCGGTGCTGCGCCTGCTGGCCCTCGCCACCGAGCAGCGGCCGCTGCTGCTGGTCCTCGACGACGGGCAGTGGCTGGACGAGGCCA
Proteins encoded in this region:
- a CDS encoding VOC family protein — encoded protein: MVEFKIEVVVVPVSDVDRAKEFWTRIGFREDVDHTGPGGFRVVHLTPPGSAASLIVGSGVTAAAPGSEHGVHLVVDDVVAARAELAAAGVEVSEVFHDAGGVFHHAGTAGRVAGPHPKRQSYGSFASFADPDGNTFVLQEVTERRPGRIDHVVYRSADALESALRDAATAHGAHEAELGHADPDWPAWYAAHMARAAGLGR
- a CDS encoding AAA family ATPase — translated: MESALPWAGLHQLLHPLLADAARLDEAARAAFDTVFGGPRGSSRGGSDCGPGGAPGCGPPSVMTLGIAVLRLLALATEQRPLLLVLDDGQWLDEASADVCGFVGRRLTGRPVRLLVAVRPGLPSRFDAAALPELPVAALPDEPTARHLRLAGTPPPPGPRRRTH